From Argopecten irradians isolate NY chromosome 2, Ai_NY, whole genome shotgun sequence, the proteins below share one genomic window:
- the LOC138315337 gene encoding peroxisomal coenzyme A diphosphatase NUDT7-like isoform X1: MQVKLRACTCINDASLEPRKQAHVEENLKRSRKCVYNFPYSSSCLEVVGDNTRKSRNVRQLQMATVLELKSYFQKFDVRYDDIQVVIPEKIRKASVLIPLLLVDGEWHVLVTVRAKSLRKFAGVVVFPGGFQEKADVDGVDTALRESEEEIGLKPDDVDIIAILPPTMVEGDICLTPVLAAIPSDFRPVLNTQEVLKVFYLPLSRFLRDDSVRKTWTFENEEVYSHTFTDIIDGEKMSTSGSVSSFCMLIALVVLQSTKLVSLTPKNFLDKDTAFAHHAEYTRQLFETKKILNKL, encoded by the exons ATGCAGGTCAAGCTtcgtgcatgtacatgtattaatgaCGCCAGTTTGGAGCCACGTAAACAAGCCCATGTCGAAGAGAATTTAAAACGAAGCAGGAAGTGTGTTTACAATTTCCCCTATTCATCTTCCTGTTTAGAAGTCGTTGGGGATAACACACGCAAGTCACGTAATGTG AGACAACTACAAATGGCTACCGTTCTGGAACTGAAATCTTACTTCCAAAAGTTCGATGTGAGGTATGACGATATACAAGTCGTTATACCAGAGAAAATCCGAAAGGCAAGTGTCCTAATACCATTATTACTGGTAGACGGGGAATGGCACGTGCTTGTCACCGTTAGGGCAAAGTCACTCCGGAAGTTCGCTGGTGTTGTTGTATTTCCGGGAGGTTTCCAAGAAAAAGCGGATGTAGATGGCGTTGATACCGCACTTCGTGAATCAGAAGAGGAAATTGGATTGAAACCAGACGATGTTGATATAATTGCTATACTACCCCCAACAATGGTAGAAGGCGATATCTGTTTAACGCCAGTTCTAGCAGCGATTCCTTCTGACTTCCGGCCAGTACTGAATACACAGGAAGTGCTCAAAGTATTCTATTTGCCTCTGAGCAGATTTCTTCGTGACGACTCTGTAAGAAAAACCTGGACTTTCGAAAACGAGGAGGTGTATTCGCACACGTTTACTGACATCATTGATGGGgagaaaatgtcaacttccggttctGTATCCTCGTTCTGTATGTTGATAGCTCTAGTTGTACTACAATCTACGAAGTTAGTGTCTCTCACACCAAAGAACTTCCTAGATAAAGATACTGCTTTTGCTCATCATGCCGAATACACCAGACAACTTTTCGAGACAAAGAAAATACTGAATAAATTATGA
- the LOC138315337 gene encoding peroxisomal coenzyme A diphosphatase NUDT7-like isoform X4 — protein sequence MATVLELKSYFQKFDVRYDDIQVVIPEKIRKASVLIPLLLVDGEWHVLVTVRAKSLRKFAGVVVFPGGFQEKADVDGVDTALRESEEEIGLKPDDVDIIAILPPTMVEGDICLTPVLAAIPSDFRPVLNTQEVLKVFYLPLSRFLRDDSVRKTWTFENEEVYSHTFTDIIDGEKMSTSGSVSSFCMLIALVVLQSTKLVSLTPKNFLDKDTAFAHHAEYTRQLFETKKILNKL from the coding sequence ATGGCTACCGTTCTGGAACTGAAATCTTACTTCCAAAAGTTCGATGTGAGGTATGACGATATACAAGTCGTTATACCAGAGAAAATCCGAAAGGCAAGTGTCCTAATACCATTATTACTGGTAGACGGGGAATGGCACGTGCTTGTCACCGTTAGGGCAAAGTCACTCCGGAAGTTCGCTGGTGTTGTTGTATTTCCGGGAGGTTTCCAAGAAAAAGCGGATGTAGATGGCGTTGATACCGCACTTCGTGAATCAGAAGAGGAAATTGGATTGAAACCAGACGATGTTGATATAATTGCTATACTACCCCCAACAATGGTAGAAGGCGATATCTGTTTAACGCCAGTTCTAGCAGCGATTCCTTCTGACTTCCGGCCAGTACTGAATACACAGGAAGTGCTCAAAGTATTCTATTTGCCTCTGAGCAGATTTCTTCGTGACGACTCTGTAAGAAAAACCTGGACTTTCGAAAACGAGGAGGTGTATTCGCACACGTTTACTGACATCATTGATGGGgagaaaatgtcaacttccggttctGTATCCTCGTTCTGTATGTTGATAGCTCTAGTTGTACTACAATCTACGAAGTTAGTGTCTCTCACACCAAAGAACTTCCTAGATAAAGATACTGCTTTTGCTCATCATGCCGAATACACCAGACAACTTTTCGAGACAAAGAAAATACTGAATAAATTATGA